The sequence below is a genomic window from Wyeomyia smithii strain HCP4-BCI-WySm-NY-G18 chromosome 1, ASM2978416v1, whole genome shotgun sequence.
CATCTGTCTGTGTCGCTATCGGTACAGTCAAGTTTTAGAAGGCCGTTTTTAGTCGGCAGCTCCTGAACTTAGGCCTGATGGTGGATGGTCCCTGGTTCGCAATGCAGTCCAGGATGGCGCCACGAAGTTTTTAGCTGTTCGGGGGTTTTTAGCTGTCAGGAAGCTGGATGTGATCGACAGGCTTTTTTGCTCCAGCAGCTGTACGTTACCCTTGACATTTGACGCGGTGCAGGAGGCTCCGCGCATGCCAAGTCCCGAGATTTTTTGAACCTCGGGCGCTTAGTGCTCGTGTTTGGCGACGCTGCATCAGTCGATCGTTGTCGCTTGTTTGCGACTTGACCTAAGCGGTCAGTCTGGTCGACTGATTGATGTACTAAGCTAGCGGCCTCCACGCGAGAGTGGCCTTGGCTTAGCAGTCTCTTCAGGCGCCGCCGTTGCGATGGGGAGACCCATTTGACAGCAGCACGAGATGACACAGGTTTCTCTTTGTCATTCGTCTGCGACACTGGATCGGGAAGACAGTCCGTCGGACTCTCCTCTTCCCTGCTAGGTGAACCAAGGATCAGTAGTGAAACCGAAGGTCCTTCATTcggcgattcgctgtcgagacAATTGTTTTTCACTCCGTTGCAGCGATTGAAAATTACCTGACCTACCGAAAACGTTAAAAtgagctgcgtgcactgtccgccattaccgcttcTTATCATCAAGGATGAGTTGAAGTATGCCGAAGAATGCGTCAACTGACGATCAGTTAAAACCTTCAGCCCGAGCAGAAGAAGTCATTTTCAGTTTCCCGAATGACACTTTAAGGTTTCGTTTTAGAGGGCCATCCAGCCAAAATCGTCCTGTCATTTTCAATTCGGGGTTGAAGTTGTGCTTCAAACTGTTTTTCTCCGCCATCCCGTGAGCAAATCACCAAACATCCTCTAGGGCCAAGTCATATAATCTGGCTTCGAAACCGAGGATATGTTCAACCAGTTCTTGTTTCTGCGCTGGGGAAAAACTGACTCCTAATCCGCACAGTGCGTATGATGGAAAATACCTCAATATCTCGAGAAAATTATTGTAAAATTTACTAACCTCTGATGATTTGTGCTGGTTAGTAGTCTTGACTACAAATATTTGCACAAAAACAATGACTCAATGCGCTTTCATTCAGAAAAAAGTTGTAACTATTGTACgcaaaaaaaacacatattctatGTTTATCTGTTATTTTCGATGTTTGATAAGGATAAGGTGACTATGAAGTTTGTACAAACTCTCAACGAAATATTCGAGATTTGATATGTTTACTCTACCCGGAGCTCCTTTAACTGCACTAAGGGTGATTCAAATGTTTTTCGCTGATAGAAATCGCAATGGGACATACTTGGGTATGTATTACTATTCTTTCGTTTTTCTAAGTAAATTCTTACACCAAACTTAgcaaaaaatatcattaaaTCGATTTATTACATTCTTCCACtaacatcattttctatttaACTGTCTGACTTCATTCCCTATATCCCTAAAAATGCTTTCAGTTAGGGCAGTGACTGTTTATCTTTTACTTTCTCTAGTTGTGACTTTTGAATCGCTGAGTTGTATTGCGTTCTAACAAAACCTAACATATCGCTATGATGCTACAAGCAGTGGGCAGTAAAATTCTTCTTCGAAAACAAGAGAAACATTCATTTTTTGATCAGTCAAAATATATCACACAAAAATGAAACGTTAAAGGGTAAACCTAACTGCGAAAAAAAGATCTAAAACTATTTACGTAATCTAAAAACAATtaatcgaacgaacggaactaTAACTCACCTAATTTTACACTTTAGTTTTCTTCCTGGGAACCAAGATTCTGACTTATTTCGGGTAATTCGCTCAGCTTGCTCAAGTTTAGCAAACTACGACGGTGATTAGGGGATGGTGCGACCGGCTGGGAAAACGGAACAAAGCTGGATGGAGCTGGAGCTCCACTACCACGAATTACCGGTGGCATTTGTGACTGTTGTAGCGGAAACGGCATCGTGGGTCTTGCCATCGAAGTTGGATTAGACTGAAAGAGATTGCGTTCGCCGAATAGGCTGTGACCGCTGTTCATTTTGTTGCTGCCCCCAGCGAATGATATGAAAGAAGGAACTGGTGATGGCGCCGCCACGGGAAGGTTAATCGATTGATTGAGGCGATGTTGGAAACCATTCGCAACGGACTGGCTGGAAATGGGCACCGGTTCGGAAAATAGAGACGACCGATCTAACTCGGCTGGGGCTTGTTCTTCCGGTGTTGGACGACGCGTTGGTTGAGATTCGAATCCAGAACTTTGTGAAGAAGTTCGCGACATGAACGGTGGCTGTTGGATAAAGCTGGATGGGTTTGCTCCGTCGGGATTTTTCTGCGGTGACACACCCCAGTATCCACCGGCTATCCAGCTACTGCCAGACTCAGCAATAGCGCAAAGTTTCGGTGGGGAAATTGTGAACTTACGATTACGCAAAGAGAAACTGTCGTCGTGATCGACGTGATGCGTAGCGAACGGGTTATTGATCATGGAAAGATCCTTCCGGGACACAGACAGTCTACCACTGATACTGAGCCGGTCAATATCCTCACCAAAGCGATCGTCTTGCAAGGTTGCGGTGTTGAGAGCGCTCATGGAGAAACCGTGGAATTTTTGTGAACTAAATTCCGGTCGATTTCCGATAGCAGTGGTAAAATTATCCACCGAAAACGACGGTGTCTTCAGTAGCGAGCTTTCCTGCATAAAGTAATTTTGTCTGCTGGGAGTGCGAATCGGGGGTGATTGCTCCTGTAGCGTTGTATTCAGGCGATTCGCACCTAAGATCGATCCACCGAAACGGGATTTGGGAGACGTCTGCGTAGCAAATGAGTTCTGGAAGAATGGCCGCATGGATGGCGACGTCAGAACGGAAGGACTAATCGATTTGGTTGTGTCTAAGGATCTATAGCTAATGTCGTTGTTGATGGAAGATTGATGTTGTTGCTGCTGATGTTCCGAAGCATCCGAATAGTCACACTCAGCTGTTTCCTGAGAATAGATCTTGTGAAAGCTGGAATTGAGGTTATCGGATGATTGTATCTTTGGTGCCGTTCGACCAATACATGCAATGGCCGTCACGAGTGCGATTAAAGACAGAATAATCTAAAATAAAGAATACGTGTTTAATGGCTAAAAAATTTAACAATCTGTGTATTCCTACCTCAAACATTCCACGAGTTACATCCTCTGTCAATAACTGCTGCAATGAACCGGCTTGTAGTAGCGATTCAAGCACTCCACATAGCATCAAAACAACCGGTTTCGACGGTCCGATGTAGGACTTGGCACCTAACAACATGCCAGCCAACGCAATGAGTGCTAAATTGGAAAGAGCATTGGGTTGTGTAACAGCTGCAATCGCTTCCGGCGTATCAGTCAACGACTCGCAAATATCGTCCGCACTATCAGAAATTTCAAAAACCCGATTTAAAAAGGTTTTCTTCAGATAATTTAATTGTTCAATCTTATCGGCAAGGGCGGCTTGATTCCAAATACCGTCCCAGATAGACGCCAGAGTATGTTTAAACGCCACAAAGTATGACACAGCAATGAGCACCGTTTGGGACACAGTGGAACTGAATATGAATTCCAAACGTTCCTTGTTTAGCTCAATTTGCCCCAAATGCTGAAATAGTTTTATAATCAACAGAGCGATGATCATCCACAGACTAATATTCGCCACCATCTGTTGCTTCCGGATGGCACTTTGCTTGTCGCTAGCTGCCATATGCAAATCAAAAACCTTTAGACCTTTGGTTCCGATCTGGGCCAGCTTCGAACCCAAAATGTTTCGCTTGACTTCGTTCAGCGTTCGATTTAGCACCCGCTCGCACCGTGAGCACAGCTTGTAAGTTTGCTCTAGCTGGCGTTGATATTCTTCCACCTCGATGTCGTAATTTTCCTCAACCTCCGGGACGAACGACGCCAGCTGATGAATCTTCAGCTCTTGATTACGATTACAACCAAAGCACAAGCCATTGTAGGGCACAGAATAGTTGATTTTGTCGTCATCCGTGATGTTTGCGTGGGGGTTTGATCGACACTGGTACTGTTCCGGAATTTCGCGGTTGTAGTCACCATCCTACAATGAAAATTACTTGTCAGTTCAATCCAAGGgctttcataaaattttgctcaACGCACTTCCGTAAATCCATTGTATTGAGTGCAACTAGGACAAACCCAGGAATTGCTGCTGTCATAAGGAACCTTGCTGTCTTGATTGCAGAACCAGCAGTTAACCCATACGGGAAATCGTTTTCTGTTGGAAAATAAAGTCAAATTACATTATTTCACAATTTTAAACCTGTCGATCTTTGGAAATGACAATTTTAGGTTATGATCTTCATTCGAA
It includes:
- the LOC129718081 gene encoding uncharacterized protein LOC129718081; translated protein: MIVKMLTFNGFAGTVLPILAIAFVTAIALVNLFISLRKRFPVWVNCWFCNQDSKVPYDSSNSWVCPSCTQYNGFTEDGDYNREIPEQYQCRSNPHANITDDDKINYSVPYNGLCFGCNRNQELKIHQLASFVPEVEENYDIEVEEYQRQLEQTYKLCSRCERVLNRTLNEVKRNILGSKLAQIGTKGLKVFDLHMAASDKQSAIRKQQMVANISLWMIIALLIIKLFQHLGQIELNKERLEFIFSSTVSQTVLIAVSYFVAFKHTLASIWDGIWNQAALADKIEQLNYLKKTFLNRVFEISDSADDICESLTDTPEAIAAVTQPNALSNLALIALAGMLLGAKSYIGPSKPVVLMLCGVLESLLQAGSLQQLLTEDVTRGMFEIILSLIALVTAIACIGRTAPKIQSSDNLNSSFHKIYSQETAECDYSDASEHQQQQHQSSINNDISYRSLDTTKSISPSVLTSPSMRPFFQNSFATQTSPKSRFGGSILGANRLNTTLQEQSPPIRTPSRQNYFMQESSLLKTPSFSVDNFTTAIGNRPEFSSQKFHGFSMSALNTATLQDDRFGEDIDRLSISGRLSVSRKDLSMINNPFATHHVDHDDSFSLRNRKFTISPPKLCAIAESGSSWIAGGYWGVSPQKNPDGANPSSFIQQPPFMSRTSSQSSGFESQPTRRPTPEEQAPAELDRSSLFSEPVPISSQSVANGFQHRLNQSINLPVAAPSPVPSFISFAGGSNKMNSGHSLFGERNLFQSNPTSMARPTMPFPLQQSQMPPVIRGSGAPAPSSFVPFSQPVAPSPNHRRSLLNLSKLSELPEISQNLGSQEEN